The Bacteroidota bacterium genome contains a region encoding:
- a CDS encoding HsdR family type I site-specific deoxyribonuclease, which produces MGFNELNSVEHYIIHQLCGVNLNSNVAKEAKVEYGTQWQYKSAPDLNRSVNEVLIEQELKDALIRLNPEITTKPELADEVIYKLRAILISVNQIGLVKANEEFFKWLSGDKTMPFGENNRHVPIRVFDFESLSQNRYIITNQFRVHHRETKIPDIVLFINGIPVVVGEAKTPIRPSISWLDGAHEVHEVYENTIPQLFVPNILSFATEGKSLYFGSIRCPLDFWAPWRLEDDDESLAQRLGLGEIGKEMGDLLSPARLLDILQNFSLFTTNNKKQRSKVIPRFQQYEGANRIVERVKEGRIKKGLIWHFQGSGKSLLMVFAAQKLRRAPELKSPTVIVLVDRTDLDTQISGTFNASDIPNVEATESIKDLQKMLELDTRKIIISMIHKFRDAKPNMNMRVNIIVLVDEAHRTQEGDLGRQMRAALPNAFLFGLTGTPVNKADKNTFWAFGSEEDEGGYLSRYTFQDSIRDGATLPLHFEPRLLDVHVDKDTIDKLFAEFKEDAALSDEEADALNKKSAKMAAFLKSPERVAKIVSDIATHFKEKVSPQGFKAMIVTPDRYACVQYKEELDKYFSVEASKVVISTTANDKLEFKQKWGIDKSQQERIVDEFNDPISDLQFLIVTAKLLTGFDSPILQTMYLDKSIKDHTLLQAICRTNRLFPSKTFGRIVDYFGVFDDAAKALEFDEKSVKEIITNLSELRGQLPQAIKDSLFHFEGVDRSLIGFEGLEAAQNAIKTDEQKDAFAKDFKFLSKLWESLSPDNILNLYQTDYKWLSQVYESVRPPIDNIGKLLWMTLGAQTTKLIHDNIHVGELHNLDEFILDADVIEDIFNNPDSKNAKKLTKILINRFKKFGDNPTFKKLSELLEELRDKAEKGLITSIEFVKELCKIAKDTVQAEKDLQTEQQGKSPKAALTELFLELKTEQTPSVVERIVSDIDAIVRIVSFPGWQKTTSGEREVQKSLRQALLKYQLHKDQVLFDRAYGYIKAYY; this is translated from the coding sequence CGAACTTAATAGCGTTGAACATTATATCATTCACCAACTATGTGGTGTGAATTTGAATAGTAATGTGGCAAAAGAAGCTAAAGTAGAATATGGTACACAATGGCAATATAAATCAGCTCCTGATTTAAATCGTTCGGTGAACGAGGTGCTCATCGAGCAAGAATTAAAAGATGCTTTAATTCGTTTAAACCCGGAAATAACTACGAAACCTGAATTGGCTGATGAAGTAATTTATAAACTGCGTGCAATTTTAATATCGGTAAATCAAATTGGGCTAGTCAAAGCCAACGAGGAATTTTTTAAGTGGCTGAGTGGAGACAAAACAATGCCATTCGGTGAAAATAATCGGCATGTACCAATTAGGGTTTTTGATTTTGAAAGCCTTTCACAGAATAGATACATCATTACAAATCAATTTCGTGTTCATCACCGTGAAACCAAAATACCTGATATTGTTTTATTCATCAATGGCATTCCCGTGGTGGTTGGAGAAGCAAAAACACCAATTCGGCCAAGTATTAGCTGGTTAGACGGGGCACATGAGGTTCACGAAGTTTATGAAAATACTATTCCTCAATTATTCGTTCCAAATATTTTATCCTTTGCAACCGAAGGCAAGTCTTTGTATTTTGGAAGTATTCGCTGCCCATTGGATTTTTGGGCTCCTTGGCGATTAGAAGATGATGATGAAAGCCTTGCACAAAGGTTAGGCTTAGGTGAAATTGGCAAGGAAATGGGTGATCTATTAAGCCCAGCTCGATTGCTTGATATACTTCAAAACTTTTCATTATTTACAACCAACAATAAAAAGCAACGCAGTAAAGTTATACCTCGTTTTCAGCAATATGAAGGTGCAAATCGCATCGTTGAAAGAGTTAAAGAGGGCCGTATTAAAAAAGGTTTGATTTGGCATTTTCAAGGTTCGGGTAAATCTTTACTTATGGTTTTTGCAGCGCAAAAATTAAGGCGAGCACCAGAATTAAAAAGTCCAACCGTTATTGTATTGGTAGATCGCACAGATTTAGATACACAAATCTCAGGCACCTTTAATGCTTCTGATATTCCAAATGTAGAAGCAACCGAAAGCATTAAGGATTTACAAAAAATGTTGGAACTGGATACACGTAAAATTATCATTTCGATGATCCATAAATTTCGTGATGCAAAACCCAACATGAATATGCGTGTAAATATTATTGTATTGGTTGATGAAGCTCACCGAACGCAGGAAGGTGATTTGGGAAGACAAATGCGAGCAGCCTTGCCAAATGCATTTTTATTTGGATTAACCGGCACTCCTGTAAATAAAGCTGATAAAAATACTTTTTGGGCTTTCGGTTCTGAAGAAGATGAAGGCGGTTATTTGTCTCGTTATACCTTTCAAGATTCCATTCGAGATGGAGCTACTTTGCCATTGCATTTCGAACCACGCTTGTTGGACGTTCATGTTGATAAAGATACTATAGATAAACTCTTCGCTGAATTTAAAGAAGATGCTGCTTTGTCTGATGAGGAGGCCGATGCCTTAAATAAGAAGTCTGCAAAAATGGCCGCCTTTTTAAAATCTCCTGAAAGAGTTGCAAAAATAGTAAGTGATATTGCTACTCATTTCAAGGAAAAGGTAAGTCCGCAAGGCTTTAAAGCCATGATTGTAACTCCAGATCGTTATGCTTGTGTTCAATACAAAGAAGAGTTAGATAAATATTTTAGTGTTGAAGCAAGTAAAGTAGTAATTTCTACAACTGCAAATGATAAGCTTGAATTCAAGCAAAAATGGGGTATTGACAAATCACAACAAGAACGAATTGTTGATGAGTTTAATGACCCAATTTCTGATTTGCAATTTCTTATAGTCACAGCAAAATTACTTACTGGTTTTGATTCTCCTATTTTGCAAACCATGTATTTAGATAAATCCATAAAGGATCATACTTTATTGCAAGCCATTTGCCGCACCAATCGTTTATTCCCAAGTAAAACATTCGGTCGTATTGTAGATTATTTTGGTGTATTTGATGACGCTGCGAAAGCATTAGAATTTGATGAAAAATCAGTAAAAGAAATTATTACAAACTTATCTGAACTACGTGGTCAACTGCCGCAAGCAATTAAGGATAGTTTATTTCATTTTGAAGGAGTAGATAGAAGTTTAATAGGGTTTGAAGGGTTAGAAGCAGCACAAAATGCCATCAAAACAGATGAACAAAAAGATGCCTTCGCTAAGGATTTCAAATTTTTAAGTAAGCTATGGGAGTCTTTATCACCTGATAACATTTTGAATTTATACCAAACGGATTACAAATGGTTATCGCAAGTATATGAGTCTGTAAGACCCCCAATAGATAATATTGGAAAATTATTGTGGATGACGCTGGGCGCACAAACTACAAAATTGATTCATGATAATATTCATGTAGGTGAATTACACAACCTTGATGAGTTTATTTTAGATGCAGATGTGATTGAGGATATTTTCAATAATCCAGATTCGAAAAACGCAAAGAAACTAACAAAAATTCTGATTAATCGGTTTAAGAAATTTGGAGATAACCCTACATTCAAAAAGCTAAGTGAACTGTTGGAAGAATTGCGTGATAAGGCGGAGAAAGGATTAATAACATCAATTGAATTTGTTAAAGAGCTTTGTAAAATAGCTAAAGATACAGTTCAAGCAGAAAAAGACTTGCAAACTGAGCAGCAAGGAAAATCACCAAAAGCAGCATTAACGGAATTATTCTTAGAATTAAAAACCGAACAAACACCATCAGTTGTTGAACGCATTGTATCCGACATCGATGCAATTGTTAGAATAGTAAGTTTTCCGGGTTGGCAAAAAACAACATCTGGCGAAAGAGAAGTACAAAAATCACTAAGGCAAGCACTATTGAAATATCAATTACATAAAGACCAGGTTCTTTTTGATAGAGCTTATGGTTATATTAAAGCGTATTATTAA
- a CDS encoding recombinase family protein — protein sequence MMVTKLKRAALMCRVSSDEQVKGYSLDLQDEALRKHCERHNIEIVYTFREDHSAKDFNRPEFKKFLTFLNKNKGKVDTLLFTTWDRFSRNITDSLIMLRRLESYGITSHAIEQPIDMSIPENKAMLAIFLCLPEIDNDRRSIKIKGGVRAALKAGRWSRIAPIGYLNTRDKNNKPLIVPSPEKAPLIRMAYEDVLNGISHVEVIQKLKLNGLKTNKSTFSSLLRNPVYMGKIEVPEEGEEKTTLVEGLHEAIVSEDLFCKVQSFLITKNKSKNKPYFNSKRVELPLRGQLICARCGEHITGSASKSKTGKRHFYYHCNHCHSIRMPSEKANDHVQNILRLMKFEGDFDDLYAALCNKKLKNSKPIEENKANKKDRISELRNRLANTQDMLADKKIGFAEYIEMKNRYVSELEQLEKESKELDIISRETKERIKQCHSILTNLDNLYEQADLEGKQKIVSSIFPEKIIFGEKKSRTPRLNQAVLLYLNNDKPSKKRKTEQLSEIFELSGLVESTDRMSNQMCQEMSALLGIKNFL from the coding sequence ATGATGGTAACAAAACTAAAACGGGCTGCACTAATGTGCAGGGTGAGCAGTGATGAACAAGTTAAAGGATATTCATTGGATCTTCAAGATGAAGCCTTGCGAAAACATTGTGAACGCCATAATATTGAAATCGTTTATACTTTCCGTGAAGACCATTCTGCAAAGGATTTCAACAGACCTGAATTTAAGAAATTCTTAACTTTCCTAAATAAGAACAAAGGTAAAGTTGATACTCTTTTGTTTACTACATGGGATCGCTTCTCAAGAAATATCACTGATTCGCTTATCATGCTTAGAAGACTTGAAAGCTATGGTATTACCTCTCATGCAATTGAACAACCCATTGACATGTCTATTCCTGAGAATAAAGCAATGCTTGCAATTTTTTTATGCTTACCAGAGATTGACAATGACAGAAGGTCAATTAAAATTAAAGGCGGAGTTAGAGCTGCTTTAAAAGCTGGAAGATGGTCAAGAATTGCTCCAATTGGTTACCTAAACACACGTGACAAGAACAATAAGCCGTTAATAGTGCCATCACCTGAAAAAGCTCCTTTAATTAGAATGGCTTATGAAGACGTTTTAAACGGAATTTCACATGTAGAAGTTATTCAAAAGCTTAAGTTAAATGGGTTAAAAACTAATAAATCAACTTTTTCAAGCTTACTGCGAAACCCTGTATACATGGGTAAAATTGAGGTGCCTGAAGAAGGAGAAGAAAAAACCACCTTAGTTGAAGGGCTGCATGAGGCCATAGTTTCGGAAGATTTATTTTGCAAGGTTCAATCCTTTTTGATTACCAAAAACAAAAGCAAGAACAAACCCTATTTTAATTCAAAAAGGGTGGAGCTTCCTTTGCGCGGTCAATTAATTTGTGCTCGCTGTGGCGAACACATTACAGGTAGTGCATCAAAAAGTAAAACAGGAAAAAGGCATTTCTATTACCATTGCAATCATTGTCACAGCATAAGAATGCCATCCGAAAAAGCAAACGACCATGTGCAAAACATTTTAAGGTTAATGAAATTTGAAGGAGATTTCGATGATCTCTACGCTGCCTTATGCAATAAAAAATTGAAAAATTCTAAGCCAATTGAAGAAAATAAGGCAAATAAAAAGGATAGAATTTCAGAGCTTAGAAACCGTTTAGCAAACACGCAAGACATGCTTGCTGACAAAAAAATTGGATTTGCTGAATACATTGAAATGAAAAACAGATACGTTTCAGAATTGGAGCAACTCGAAAAGGAAAGCAAAGAATTGGACATAATTTCAAGAGAAACAAAAGAGCGCATAAAACAATGTCATTCCATACTTACAAACCTCGACAACCTATATGAACAGGCAGACTTAGAAGGAAAACAGAAAATAGTGAGTTCGATTTTCCCTGAAAAAATCATATTTGGCGAAAAGAAAAGTCGAACTCCAAGATTAAATCAAGCCGTACTTCTATATCTCAATAATGACAAGCCATCCAAGAAAAGAAAAACCGAACAACTCTCTGAAATATTTGAGTTGTCCGGTTTAGTGGAGTCTACCGACCGAATGTCGAACCAAATGTGCCAAGAGATGTCTGCTCTTCTAGGTATAAAGAACTTTCTGTAA
- a CDS encoding CHAT domain-containing protein, which translates to MERLFGKGEIAILFVCNSASISQEIYAQKLIAFTHEILSLGYRAVIAPAWSLNPVISGNWLTKFMESIFEGNIVSKATHLANYSVALKGYNEHHGFYAPSGWAAMHLYGNPNIVFK; encoded by the coding sequence ATTGAAAGACTTTTCGGTAAAGGAGAAATAGCAATACTTTTTGTCTGCAATTCGGCATCTATCTCACAAGAAATATATGCTCAAAAACTTATTGCTTTCACTCATGAGATTCTCTCATTAGGCTATCGGGCAGTAATAGCACCCGCTTGGAGTTTAAATCCTGTTATATCTGGAAATTGGTTAACAAAATTTATGGAGTCAATTTTTGAAGGTAATATTGTAAGTAAAGCGACACACTTGGCAAATTATTCAGTAGCATTAAAAGGCTATAATGAGCATCATGGGTTCTATGCACCATCTGGCTGGGCTGCAATGCACTTATATGGAAATCCGAACATTGTTTTCAAATAA
- a CDS encoding T9SS type A sorting domain-containing protein — protein sequence MKKIIIVLCLLLYGLGLQAQTLTKGEYFFDTAPAIGSGTSFSFTAADTVTQTINVSISSLSLGFHTMYVRVMNSVGLWSHFEGRLFYIIPPLTASSSQPAISSCEWFVDTDPGFGNGTSIAFSSSDTVNQAVNLSMGSLSSGFHYMFIRVKNAIGIWSTFEGRLFYVIPPLNSQSQPKLSSGEWFIDSDPGIGNATTFSFTQADTVNTIVNLNTDSLPLGTHRLYIRVKNTAGHWGDYLDRTFNVCTIAGALADFNYVQDNRDLNFSSTSQNVTRYHWNFGNGDTSNIANPFHSYVIAGIFNTCLTVFNVCTPSGNTLCETIDITGLNSISPNIGGNAGAVTVEIKGGGFFTGTKFKLKKIGEADIEGDTLLLLSHTLMRTTLNLTGVATGYWDVEVITPTDTLILPQGFEVISSPNDSAMAISIVGNTRILRFGFSQKYTLICQNKTYNDFAAVPIFITGLPPGSKIKFVNPEYSLDNIPAIDSLNIIWDSIPTTFLDSTTMRSFTAILIPRIIARSSETIQFTILPPTTTPLGSHYTIEVFADKPLLASTSLLHRTTSGNNLTDCYDGIVDFVSNRVIDFLDLDDWNQCATGLSSIFHQWVGISSKEATETAAGLKGIINLTEEVHSGLELIRSCASASFGTIVPETKLLKITKSVLTYWEEFSKVSEAVNIGLQSASTISSCIKAFKQRCKSIQSFTVVNSFDPNEKYGPGSGSNNHFLNLNEPYFYTIGFQNDTTANAAAQTVTVIDTLDKTKFDVSTFGFTSVTIGDTSIEFGSLPKSFIRDFDFIGTMGVKARVTAHIDTTKGIITWVFNTIDPTTNQITENVLDGFLPPDTASPKGQGYVSYTVKTKEGLQTGDIILNRATIIFDFNPPIYTGVWQNIVDIKKPHSEVGSLLPVSSVDSFLVSWSGSDTLSGVRDYSVYVSTNGGMYLPWLVDNSNTSSYFHGAYDSTYAFYSIAADSAGNIEDKPLVYDAITQIVLGLDYNPTAKLAASLYPNPNNGSFNLKLFSNNNLNSILTVTNILGEILLSQEFEIKQGINNRSLKLSDLPSGIFNLKIKSREGEFNTKFVKE from the coding sequence ATGAAAAAAATCATAATAGTGCTTTGTCTGTTATTATATGGGCTGGGTTTGCAGGCGCAAACGCTTACTAAAGGTGAATATTTTTTTGATACAGCACCTGCAATAGGTAGTGGTACTTCATTTAGTTTTACAGCAGCAGATACTGTAACACAGACAATAAATGTTTCCATATCTTCTTTATCTTTAGGTTTCCATACTATGTATGTTCGTGTAATGAACTCTGTTGGACTATGGAGTCATTTTGAAGGAAGATTGTTTTATATTATTCCACCGTTAACCGCATCCTCCTCGCAACCAGCAATTTCATCGTGTGAGTGGTTTGTGGATACCGACCCGGGATTTGGCAATGGAACATCCATTGCATTTTCGTCAAGTGACACAGTAAATCAGGCAGTAAATTTGAGTATGGGAAGTTTATCATCTGGCTTCCATTATATGTTTATTAGAGTAAAAAATGCGATTGGTATATGGAGCACTTTTGAAGGGAGGTTATTTTATGTAATACCTCCACTAAACTCACAATCACAACCGAAGCTTTCAAGTGGTGAGTGGTTTATTGATTCTGACCCAGGTATAGGAAATGCAACTACTTTTAGTTTTACACAGGCTGATACTGTAAATACAATTGTAAATTTAAATACAGATTCTTTGCCGCTTGGTACTCATCGTTTATACATTAGAGTAAAAAATACTGCAGGGCATTGGGGAGATTATTTAGACAGAACCTTTAATGTTTGCACAATAGCTGGTGCATTGGCTGATTTTAATTATGTTCAAGATAATCGAGATTTAAACTTTTCTAGCACCTCACAAAATGTAACACGGTATCATTGGAATTTTGGTAATGGAGATACAAGCAATATTGCGAATCCGTTTCATTCTTATGTTATAGCAGGTATTTTTAATACATGCTTAACTGTGTTTAATGTTTGCACTCCTTCAGGAAATACCTTATGTGAAACAATTGATATTACGGGATTAAACTCTATTTCACCTAACATCGGAGGGAATGCAGGAGCCGTTACAGTTGAAATAAAAGGAGGTGGTTTTTTTACTGGTACTAAATTTAAATTAAAAAAAATAGGTGAAGCAGATATTGAAGGGGATACTTTATTATTATTGAGTCATACTTTAATGCGAACCACACTCAATTTAACAGGTGTTGCAACAGGATATTGGGATGTTGAAGTAATTACGCCTACAGATACATTGATACTACCACAAGGATTTGAGGTTATTTCTTCACCCAATGATTCTGCTATGGCTATATCAATTGTGGGAAATACTAGGATTTTGCGTTTCGGTTTTAGTCAAAAATATACATTGATTTGCCAAAACAAAACATATAATGATTTTGCGGCTGTTCCTATTTTTATTACAGGTTTGCCACCCGGTTCAAAAATTAAATTTGTGAATCCCGAATATTCTCTTGATAATATTCCGGCAATTGATTCACTCAATATAATTTGGGATAGCATCCCTACTACATTTTTGGATTCAACAACGATGAGAAGCTTTACGGCAATCTTAATACCCCGGATAATAGCAAGAAGTTCGGAAACAATTCAATTTACTATTTTACCTCCTACCACCACACCGCTTGGTTCGCACTATACTATTGAAGTTTTTGCTGATAAGCCGTTGCTGGCATCTACATCTTTACTACATAGAACCACTTCAGGTAACAACCTTACAGATTGTTATGATGGTATAGTGGATTTTGTTTCTAATAGAGTTATAGATTTTTTAGATTTAGATGATTGGAATCAATGTGCTACAGGACTTTCTTCTATATTTCACCAATGGGTAGGTATAAGTTCTAAAGAGGCGACAGAAACAGCAGCAGGGCTGAAAGGAATAATTAATTTAACCGAAGAGGTACATAGCGGATTAGAGTTAATTCGTAGTTGTGCCTCAGCTTCATTTGGTACAATTGTGCCTGAAACAAAGCTACTTAAAATAACTAAATCAGTATTAACTTATTGGGAAGAATTTAGCAAAGTTTCTGAAGCAGTTAATATAGGCTTGCAATCAGCATCTACAATATCGAGTTGTATTAAAGCATTTAAGCAAAGATGCAAAAGTATTCAATCGTTTACTGTTGTAAATTCATTTGACCCAAATGAAAAATATGGTCCGGGTTCTGGTAGTAACAATCACTTTTTAAATTTGAATGAACCGTATTTTTATACCATCGGTTTTCAAAATGATACCACAGCTAATGCAGCAGCGCAAACAGTAACAGTAATTGATACGCTTGATAAAACAAAATTTGATGTTTCCACATTTGGTTTTACTTCTGTTACCATTGGAGATACAAGCATTGAGTTTGGGAGTTTACCCAAATCATTTATTCGAGATTTTGATTTCATTGGTACAATGGGAGTGAAGGCTAGAGTAACAGCGCATATTGACACAACTAAAGGAATAATTACTTGGGTATTTAATACCATTGACCCCACAACGAACCAAATTACTGAAAATGTGTTGGATGGTTTTCTACCTCCAGATACAGCCTCTCCCAAAGGACAAGGTTATGTGTCATACACCGTGAAGACAAAGGAGGGACTTCAAACTGGGGATATTATTCTCAATAGAGCAACCATTATTTTTGATTTTAATCCTCCGATTTATACTGGAGTTTGGCAAAACATAGTTGACATTAAAAAACCGCACAGCGAGGTGGGTTCCTTGCTTCCCGTTTCTTCTGTTGATTCGTTTCTTGTTTCCTGGAGCGGAAGTGACACCCTTTCCGGAGTTCGTGATTATTCGGTTTATGTTTCAACAAATGGAGGAATGTACTTGCCATGGTTAGTTGATAACTCTAATACTAGCTCATATTTTCACGGTGCATATGATAGTACCTATGCATTTTATAGTATTGCAGCTGACAGTGCTGGAAATATTGAGGACAAGCCCTTAGTTTATGATGCGATTACTCAAATTGTGTTGGGGTTAGATTATAATCCAACAGCTAAATTGGCAGCATCGCTATATCCCAATCCAAATAATGGTTCATTTAACTTAAAGCTATTTTCAAACAATAATTTGAACTCGATTTTAACTGTTACCAACATTTTGGGAGAAATCTTATTATCTCAAGAGTTTGAAATTAAACAGGGAATTAATAATAGGTCACTAAAATTGAGTGATTTACCTAGTGGGATATTCAACCTAAAAATTAAGAGCAGGGAAGGAGAGTTTAATACTAAGTTCGTGAAGGAGTAA
- a CDS encoding right-handed parallel beta-helix repeat-containing protein, producing the protein MKATILILVLFFPASMAQATVLTLSDAANSPGQYTDLNNAIAAASSGDTLYMHGSPIDYTTVAVTLNKPLTIIGAGGLPNKNFSFPTKLSALILGTSGIGGTTASGTKIIGCEITALTLNAGNYSTIPGISDVTITRCKITNIYFNQGATTSALAHNNILFYNNVIYNITGSGGNGKIRNCVFKNNILWWVTGLGDEFLGSWILSNNVILYGVTNNRSAVISNNIFYNTLSTSCLASNNYCSVSNNSIVSTAHAYTAADIIYGTNTGGNNLLNQDPLFVSYTTTTTVLYNYSQTQPSAAPFTNFNLQPSSLCLLFGTDGTDIGIYGGSSPFVEGYPDNTRYRYFPMPAIPQMLDMNIMNATIVPAGTLNVNFKARKQD; encoded by the coding sequence ATGAAAGCAACAATCTTAATCCTTGTATTATTTTTTCCTGCATCAATGGCTCAGGCTACAGTCTTAACATTGAGTGATGCCGCAAACAGTCCAGGACAATATACAGACTTAAATAACGCGATAGCGGCAGCATCCAGTGGAGATACCTTATATATGCATGGTTCTCCAATTGACTATACAACTGTTGCAGTGACTTTAAATAAGCCATTAACCATAATTGGTGCTGGAGGCTTGCCGAATAAGAACTTTTCCTTTCCAACGAAGTTAAGCGCTTTAATCTTAGGCACAAGTGGGATTGGAGGAACTACGGCATCTGGAACTAAAATAATTGGTTGTGAAATAACGGCTTTAACTCTTAATGCCGGTAATTATTCCACAATTCCAGGTATTAGTGACGTAACTATCACAAGATGCAAGATTACCAATATTTACTTTAATCAGGGAGCGACAACGTCTGCACTTGCTCATAATAACATATTGTTTTACAACAATGTAATTTATAATATAACGGGTTCGGGAGGGAATGGTAAAATTAGAAATTGTGTTTTTAAAAACAATATACTTTGGTGGGTTACCGGATTGGGCGATGAGTTTTTGGGTTCATGGATATTATCTAATAATGTTATACTTTATGGGGTTACTAATAATAGAAGCGCAGTCATTTCAAATAATATTTTTTACAATACTCTTTCAACCTCCTGTCTTGCTTCTAATAATTACTGCAGCGTATCAAATAATAGTATTGTAAGTACTGCTCATGCTTATACCGCTGCCGATATTATTTATGGTACAAATACAGGTGGTAATAACCTATTAAATCAGGACCCATTATTTGTTAGTTATACAACAACAACTACAGTACTTTATAATTACTCTCAAACGCAACCCTCGGCAGCCCCTTTTACAAATTTTAATTTGCAGCCGAGTTCGCTATGTTTATTATTTGGTACAGACGGAACCGATATTGGTATATATGGGGGAAGTTCGCCTTTTGTTGAAGGTTATCCTGACAATACTCGCTATCGTTACTTTCCAATGCCAGCCATACCCCAAATGTTAGACATGAATATTATGAATGCCACTATAGTGCCGGCAGGGACTTTAAATGTAAATTTTAAGGCTCGTAAGCAAGACTAA
- a CDS encoding M48 family metallopeptidase, whose protein sequence is MSKRWGSCTPKGKIILNPELLKAPTACIEYVILHELCHLVYNEHTQKFIDLQTKEMPDWVKWKNKLENMLA, encoded by the coding sequence ATGAGCAAAAGATGGGGAAGTTGTACCCCTAAAGGAAAGATTATTCTCAATCCCGAACTATTAAAAGCCCCAACAGCGTGCATTGAATACGTTATTTTGCATGAACTCTGTCATTTGGTATACAATGAACACACACAGAAATTTATAGACCTACAAACGAAAGAAATGCCGGACTGGGTGAAGTGGAAGAATAAATTGGAGAATATGTTGGCTTAG